A window of the Electrophorus electricus isolate fEleEle1 chromosome 11, fEleEle1.pri, whole genome shotgun sequence genome harbors these coding sequences:
- the tbc1d9 gene encoding TBC1 domain family member 9 isoform X2, with product MWVNPEEVLLASALWMTERANPYFVLQKRKGHGAGGGGLAGLLVGTLDVVLDSSARVAPYRILYQTPDSLAYWTIAHGSSRREVTEHWEWLEHHLLQTLSIFDNENDITTFVKGKIQGIIAEYNKNHDIKEDDDTDKFKESIAKFRKLFSMPDEEKLVNCYSCTYWKGRVPRQGWLYLSINHLCFYSYLLGKEAKLVVRWADVTQLEKCATLLLPDMVRVCTRCSEHVFSVFLNVSETFKLMEQLANIAMRQLLDNKTFEQDRSLPRLKKKSPKKVSALKRDLDARAKSERYRALFRLPKDEKLDGHTDCTLWTPFNKTHILGRMFVSTNYICFTSKEETVCSLIIPLREVTIVEKADSSNVLPSPLSISTKNRMTFLFANLKDRDFLVQRISDFLQQTSSKIHLEFTGSLNSSYDEGSLLSYTPHRSSLGSDESERQFNLNDNSVPTATQALMTMYRRRSPEEFNPKLAKEFLKEQAWKNHFAEFGQGVCMYRTEKTKDLVLHGIPENMRGELWLLFSGAINEVATHPGYYQDLVEKSMGKYNLATEEIERDLHRSLPEHPAFQNEMGIAALRRVLTAYAFRNPNIGYCQAMNIVTSVLLLYAKEEEAFWLLVALCERMLPDYYNTRVVGALVDQGVFEELARVHVPQLYDCMQDLGVISTISLSWFLTLFLSVMPFESAVVVVDCFFYEGIKVIFQLALSVLNANVHQLLSCKDDGEAMTVLGRYLDSVTNKDSPLPPIPHLHSLLADDGERHPEVDILKLVHGSYEKFGSIRADVIEQMRFKQRLKVIQTIEDTTKRNVVRTIVTETAFSIDELEELYSLFKAEHLTSCYWGSTSSPTDRHDPSLPYLDQYRMDLEQFKGLFGVLFPWAGGVHSDSLALRFFRLLDQNADALINFREFIAGLGVLCHGDLTEKLKLLYKMHLLPELHHEQDEPDSAFEATQYFFEDITPETSHDPKAKSEKDDGFVRVTFRNEKVKRVQTPDYRTYLRLWNQETRSTSENMKDLPKLSQGQFIELCKTLYNMFSEDPNEQELYHATATVTSLLLEMGEVGKLFCSTCSKEDGDERPPLHGTKQQGLQPEPFHASAGQPRDEPRDEPPDAAETSTVSAPMEDIKLEDSSPKDNGTSSAMLISDDETKDDTSVSSYSVLSAGSHELDDKLQCEDIMEDTVLVRSSEPLPHSASVDKDWAITFEQFLASVLTEHALVRYFEKPVDIAACIANAKNVRKVGEAHVSVSDYEISLSG from the exons ATGTGGGTCAACCCCGAAGAGGTCCTATTGGCCAGCGCGCTGTGGATGACCGAGCGAGCAAACCCGTACTTTGTGCTTCAGAAGAGGAAAGGGCACGGGGCCGGCGGCGGCGGCCTCGCGG GTTTGCTGGTGGGAACTCTCGATGTGGTGCTGGACTCCAGCGCACGTGTGGCTCCTTACAGAATACTGTACCAGACCCCCGATTCGCTGGCGTACTGGACCATCGCCCATG ggaGCTCCCGCCGGGAGGTCACTGAACACTGGGAGTGGTTGGAACATCACCTCCTACAGACTCTGTCCATCTTTGACAATGAGAATGACATCACGACCTTTGTGAAAGGCAAGATacag GGCATCATCGCAGAGTACAACAAGAACCACGACATCAAAGAAGACGACGATACAGACAAGTTCAAGGAGAGCATTGCTAAGTTCCGTAAGCTGTTCTCCATGCCGGACGAGGAGAAGCTGGTGAACTGCTACTCCTGCACGTACTGGAAGGGGCGTGTCCCCAGGCAGGGCTGGCTGTACCTCAGCATCAACCATCTCTGCTTCTACTCCTACCTACTGGGAAAGGAGG CGAAGCTGGTGGTGCGCTGGGCGGATGTGACCCAGCTGGAGAAGTGCGCCACCCTCCTGCTGCCCGACATGGTGCGCGTGTGCACCCGCTGCAGCGAACACGTCTTCTCCGTCTTTCTCAACGTCAGCGAGACCTTCAAGCTGATGGAGCAGCTGGCCAACATCGCCATGCGGCAGCTCCTGGACAACAAGACCTTCGAGCAGGACCGCTCCCTGCCACGGCTCAAGAAGAAGTCGCCCAAGAAGGTGTCAGCCCTGAAAAG AGACCTGGACGCCAGAGCTAAAAGTGAGCGCTACCGGGCGCTGTTCCGCTTGCCAAAGGACGAGAAGCTGGATGGGCACACGGACTGCACGCTGTGGACCCCCTTCAACAAGACGCACATCCTGGGACGGATGTTCGTCTCCACCAACTACATCTGCTTCACCAGCAAGGAGGAGACCGTGTGCAGTCTCATCATCCCCCTGAGAGAG GTGACCATCGTGGAGAAGGCAGACAGCTCCAACGTCCTTCCCAGTCCGCTGTCCATCAGCACCAAGAACCGAATGACCTTCCTGTTTGCCAACCTAAAGGACCGAGACTTCCTGGTGCAGAGAATCTCAGACTTCCTGCAGCAGACCTCCTCAAAGATACACTTGGAGTTCACGGGGAGTCTGAACAGCTCCTATGATGAG GGTAGTCTCCTCTCCTACACTCCGCACCGTAGCAGTCTGGGATCAGACGAGAGTGAGCGCCAGTTCAACCTGAATGATAACAGCGTTCCCACAGCAACGCAGGCTCTCATGACCATGTACCGCCGCCGCTCACCAGAAGAGTTCAACCCCAAACTG gcAAAAGAGTTCCTGAAGGAGCAGGCCTGGAAGAACCACTTTGCGGAGTTTGGCCAGGGAGTGTGCATGTACCGCACAGAGAAGACCAAAGACCTGGTGCTACATGGCATTCCCGAGAACATGAGAGGAGAACTGTGGCTTCTGTTCTCCG gGGCGATTAACGAGGTCGCCACCCACCCGGGCTATTATCAAGACTTGGTGGAGAAGTCGATGGGGAAGTATAACTTGGCCACAGAAGAGATTGAGCGCGACCTGCACCGCTCCCTCCCCGAACACCCGGCCTTCCAGAACGAGATGGGCATCGCCGCGCTACGCAGAGTGCTCACGGCATACGCCTTCCGCAACCCCAACATCGGCTACTGCCAG GCTATGAACATCGTCACCTCCGTGTTGCTGCTTTACGCTAAAGAAGAGGAGGCCTTCTGGCTGCTGGTTGCACTGTGTGAAAGGATGCTACCAGACTACTACAACACCAGGGTCGTAg GTGCACTGGTGGACCAGGGTGTATTTGAGGAGCtggcgcgtgtgcatgtgccaCAGCTGTACGACTGTATGCAGGACCTGGGCGTGATCTCCACCATCTCTCTGTCCTGGTTCCTGACGCTCTTCCTGTCCGTCATGCCTTTCGAGAGCGCCGTGGTCGTGGTGGACTGCTTCTTCTACGAGGGCATCAAGGTCATCTTTCAGCTGGCGCTGTCTGTGCTCAATGCCAACGTCCACCAGCTGCTCAGCTGCAAGGATGATGGAGAGGCCATGACCGTGCTGGGCAG GTATCTGGACAGTGTGACCAATAAGGATAGTCCACTTCCCCCGATCCCCCACCTCCATTCTCTCCTCGCTGACGACGGGGAGCGTCACCCTGAGGTGGACATCCTCAAACTGGTCCACGGCTCCTATGAG AAATTTGGCTCCATCCGGGCAGATGTGATCGAGCAGATGCGTTTCAAACAGAGACTGAAGGTCATTCAGACGATTGAAGACACCACCAAGCGTAACGTG GTCCGAACCATCGTCACGGAGACGGCCTTCAGCATCGATGAACTGGAGGAGCTCTACTCTCTCTTTAAG GCTGAGCACTTGACCAGCTGTTACTGGGGCAGCACCAGTAGCCCAACGGACCGGCACGACCCCAGCCTGCCCTACCTGGACCAGTACCGCATGGACCTGGAGCAGTTTAAGGGCTTGTTTGGCGTGTTGTTTCCGTGGGCGGGCGGCGTTCACTCCGACAGCTTGGCCCTGCGCTTCTTCCGCCTGCTAGACCAAAACGCCGACGCGCTCATCAACTTCCGCGAGTTCATCGCAGGTctcg GTGTCCTGTGCCATGGAGACCTGACAGAGAAATTAAAACTCCTCTATAAGATGCACCTATTgccag aaCTGCATCATGAACAGGATGAGCCTGACTCGGCCTTTGAAGCCACACAGTACTTCTTTGAGGACATCACCCCTGAGACGTCTCACG ACCCCAAGGCGAAGAGTGAGAAGGACGATGGTTTTGTGAGGGTCACCTTCAGAAACGAAAAAG TGAAAAGGGTGCAGACGCCCGACTATCGCACCTACCTGCGCCTGTGGAACCAGGAGACCAGGTCCACGTCAGAGAACATGAAGGATCTCCCAAAGCTCAGCCAG ggtcaGTTCATTGAGCTGTGTAAGACGCTCTACAACATGTTTAGCGAGGACCCCAACGAGCAGGAGTTGTATCACGCCACGGCGACGGTCACCAGCCTGCTGCTGGAGATGGGGGAGGTGGGGAAGCTCTTCTGCAGCACGTGCAGCAAGGAGGACGGGGATGAGCGGCCGCCTCTTCATGGGACGAAGCAGCAGGGGCTCCAGCCAGAGCCTTTCCACGCATCAGCAGGCCAGCCACGGGACGAGCCCCGGGACGAGCCCCCGGACGCGGCCGAGACCAGCACCGTCTCCGCACCCATGGAGGACATCAAGCTGGAGGACTCCTCGCCCAAGGACAATGGCACGTCCTCCGCCATGCTCATCTCAGATGACGAGACCAAGGACGACACGTCGGTGTCGTCGTACTCCGTGCTGAGCGCTGGCTCCCACGAGCTAGACGACAAGCTGCAGTGTGAGGACATCATGGAGGACACCGTGCTGGTGCGCAGCAgtgagcccctcccccacagcgCGAGCGTGGATAAGGACTGGGCCATCACCTTCGAGCAGTTCCTGGCGTCCGTGCTGACTGAACACGCGCTGGTGCGCTACTTTGAGAAGCCGGTGGACATTGCAGCGTGCATCGCCAACGCCAAGAATGTGCGGAAGGTGGGCGAGGCACACGTGTCCGTCAGCGACTACGagatctctctgtctggctAA
- the tbc1d9 gene encoding TBC1 domain family member 9 isoform X1 → MWVNPEEVLLASALWMTERANPYFVLQKRKGHGAGGGGLAGLLVGTLDVVLDSSARVAPYRILYQTPDSLAYWTIAHGSSRREVTEHWEWLEHHLLQTLSIFDNENDITTFVKGKIQGIIAEYNKNHDIKEDDDTDKFKESIAKFRKLFSMPDEEKLVNCYSCTYWKGRVPRQGWLYLSINHLCFYSYLLGKEAKLVVRWADVTQLEKCATLLLPDMVRVCTRCSEHVFSVFLNVSETFKLMEQLANIAMRQLLDNKTFEQDRSLPRLKKKSPKKVSALKRDLDARAKSERYRALFRLPKDEKLDGHTDCTLWTPFNKTHILGRMFVSTNYICFTSKEETVCSLIIPLREVTIVEKADSSNVLPSPLSISTKNRMTFLFANLKDRDFLVQRISDFLQQTSSKIHLEFTGSLNSSYDEQGSLLSYTPHRSSLGSDESERQFNLNDNSVPTATQALMTMYRRRSPEEFNPKLAKEFLKEQAWKNHFAEFGQGVCMYRTEKTKDLVLHGIPENMRGELWLLFSGAINEVATHPGYYQDLVEKSMGKYNLATEEIERDLHRSLPEHPAFQNEMGIAALRRVLTAYAFRNPNIGYCQAMNIVTSVLLLYAKEEEAFWLLVALCERMLPDYYNTRVVGALVDQGVFEELARVHVPQLYDCMQDLGVISTISLSWFLTLFLSVMPFESAVVVVDCFFYEGIKVIFQLALSVLNANVHQLLSCKDDGEAMTVLGRYLDSVTNKDSPLPPIPHLHSLLADDGERHPEVDILKLVHGSYEKFGSIRADVIEQMRFKQRLKVIQTIEDTTKRNVVRTIVTETAFSIDELEELYSLFKAEHLTSCYWGSTSSPTDRHDPSLPYLDQYRMDLEQFKGLFGVLFPWAGGVHSDSLALRFFRLLDQNADALINFREFIAGLGVLCHGDLTEKLKLLYKMHLLPELHHEQDEPDSAFEATQYFFEDITPETSHDPKAKSEKDDGFVRVTFRNEKVKRVQTPDYRTYLRLWNQETRSTSENMKDLPKLSQGQFIELCKTLYNMFSEDPNEQELYHATATVTSLLLEMGEVGKLFCSTCSKEDGDERPPLHGTKQQGLQPEPFHASAGQPRDEPRDEPPDAAETSTVSAPMEDIKLEDSSPKDNGTSSAMLISDDETKDDTSVSSYSVLSAGSHELDDKLQCEDIMEDTVLVRSSEPLPHSASVDKDWAITFEQFLASVLTEHALVRYFEKPVDIAACIANAKNVRKVGEAHVSVSDYEISLSG, encoded by the exons ATGTGGGTCAACCCCGAAGAGGTCCTATTGGCCAGCGCGCTGTGGATGACCGAGCGAGCAAACCCGTACTTTGTGCTTCAGAAGAGGAAAGGGCACGGGGCCGGCGGCGGCGGCCTCGCGG GTTTGCTGGTGGGAACTCTCGATGTGGTGCTGGACTCCAGCGCACGTGTGGCTCCTTACAGAATACTGTACCAGACCCCCGATTCGCTGGCGTACTGGACCATCGCCCATG ggaGCTCCCGCCGGGAGGTCACTGAACACTGGGAGTGGTTGGAACATCACCTCCTACAGACTCTGTCCATCTTTGACAATGAGAATGACATCACGACCTTTGTGAAAGGCAAGATacag GGCATCATCGCAGAGTACAACAAGAACCACGACATCAAAGAAGACGACGATACAGACAAGTTCAAGGAGAGCATTGCTAAGTTCCGTAAGCTGTTCTCCATGCCGGACGAGGAGAAGCTGGTGAACTGCTACTCCTGCACGTACTGGAAGGGGCGTGTCCCCAGGCAGGGCTGGCTGTACCTCAGCATCAACCATCTCTGCTTCTACTCCTACCTACTGGGAAAGGAGG CGAAGCTGGTGGTGCGCTGGGCGGATGTGACCCAGCTGGAGAAGTGCGCCACCCTCCTGCTGCCCGACATGGTGCGCGTGTGCACCCGCTGCAGCGAACACGTCTTCTCCGTCTTTCTCAACGTCAGCGAGACCTTCAAGCTGATGGAGCAGCTGGCCAACATCGCCATGCGGCAGCTCCTGGACAACAAGACCTTCGAGCAGGACCGCTCCCTGCCACGGCTCAAGAAGAAGTCGCCCAAGAAGGTGTCAGCCCTGAAAAG AGACCTGGACGCCAGAGCTAAAAGTGAGCGCTACCGGGCGCTGTTCCGCTTGCCAAAGGACGAGAAGCTGGATGGGCACACGGACTGCACGCTGTGGACCCCCTTCAACAAGACGCACATCCTGGGACGGATGTTCGTCTCCACCAACTACATCTGCTTCACCAGCAAGGAGGAGACCGTGTGCAGTCTCATCATCCCCCTGAGAGAG GTGACCATCGTGGAGAAGGCAGACAGCTCCAACGTCCTTCCCAGTCCGCTGTCCATCAGCACCAAGAACCGAATGACCTTCCTGTTTGCCAACCTAAAGGACCGAGACTTCCTGGTGCAGAGAATCTCAGACTTCCTGCAGCAGACCTCCTCAAAGATACACTTGGAGTTCACGGGGAGTCTGAACAGCTCCTATGATGAG CAGGGTAGTCTCCTCTCCTACACTCCGCACCGTAGCAGTCTGGGATCAGACGAGAGTGAGCGCCAGTTCAACCTGAATGATAACAGCGTTCCCACAGCAACGCAGGCTCTCATGACCATGTACCGCCGCCGCTCACCAGAAGAGTTCAACCCCAAACTG gcAAAAGAGTTCCTGAAGGAGCAGGCCTGGAAGAACCACTTTGCGGAGTTTGGCCAGGGAGTGTGCATGTACCGCACAGAGAAGACCAAAGACCTGGTGCTACATGGCATTCCCGAGAACATGAGAGGAGAACTGTGGCTTCTGTTCTCCG gGGCGATTAACGAGGTCGCCACCCACCCGGGCTATTATCAAGACTTGGTGGAGAAGTCGATGGGGAAGTATAACTTGGCCACAGAAGAGATTGAGCGCGACCTGCACCGCTCCCTCCCCGAACACCCGGCCTTCCAGAACGAGATGGGCATCGCCGCGCTACGCAGAGTGCTCACGGCATACGCCTTCCGCAACCCCAACATCGGCTACTGCCAG GCTATGAACATCGTCACCTCCGTGTTGCTGCTTTACGCTAAAGAAGAGGAGGCCTTCTGGCTGCTGGTTGCACTGTGTGAAAGGATGCTACCAGACTACTACAACACCAGGGTCGTAg GTGCACTGGTGGACCAGGGTGTATTTGAGGAGCtggcgcgtgtgcatgtgccaCAGCTGTACGACTGTATGCAGGACCTGGGCGTGATCTCCACCATCTCTCTGTCCTGGTTCCTGACGCTCTTCCTGTCCGTCATGCCTTTCGAGAGCGCCGTGGTCGTGGTGGACTGCTTCTTCTACGAGGGCATCAAGGTCATCTTTCAGCTGGCGCTGTCTGTGCTCAATGCCAACGTCCACCAGCTGCTCAGCTGCAAGGATGATGGAGAGGCCATGACCGTGCTGGGCAG GTATCTGGACAGTGTGACCAATAAGGATAGTCCACTTCCCCCGATCCCCCACCTCCATTCTCTCCTCGCTGACGACGGGGAGCGTCACCCTGAGGTGGACATCCTCAAACTGGTCCACGGCTCCTATGAG AAATTTGGCTCCATCCGGGCAGATGTGATCGAGCAGATGCGTTTCAAACAGAGACTGAAGGTCATTCAGACGATTGAAGACACCACCAAGCGTAACGTG GTCCGAACCATCGTCACGGAGACGGCCTTCAGCATCGATGAACTGGAGGAGCTCTACTCTCTCTTTAAG GCTGAGCACTTGACCAGCTGTTACTGGGGCAGCACCAGTAGCCCAACGGACCGGCACGACCCCAGCCTGCCCTACCTGGACCAGTACCGCATGGACCTGGAGCAGTTTAAGGGCTTGTTTGGCGTGTTGTTTCCGTGGGCGGGCGGCGTTCACTCCGACAGCTTGGCCCTGCGCTTCTTCCGCCTGCTAGACCAAAACGCCGACGCGCTCATCAACTTCCGCGAGTTCATCGCAGGTctcg GTGTCCTGTGCCATGGAGACCTGACAGAGAAATTAAAACTCCTCTATAAGATGCACCTATTgccag aaCTGCATCATGAACAGGATGAGCCTGACTCGGCCTTTGAAGCCACACAGTACTTCTTTGAGGACATCACCCCTGAGACGTCTCACG ACCCCAAGGCGAAGAGTGAGAAGGACGATGGTTTTGTGAGGGTCACCTTCAGAAACGAAAAAG TGAAAAGGGTGCAGACGCCCGACTATCGCACCTACCTGCGCCTGTGGAACCAGGAGACCAGGTCCACGTCAGAGAACATGAAGGATCTCCCAAAGCTCAGCCAG ggtcaGTTCATTGAGCTGTGTAAGACGCTCTACAACATGTTTAGCGAGGACCCCAACGAGCAGGAGTTGTATCACGCCACGGCGACGGTCACCAGCCTGCTGCTGGAGATGGGGGAGGTGGGGAAGCTCTTCTGCAGCACGTGCAGCAAGGAGGACGGGGATGAGCGGCCGCCTCTTCATGGGACGAAGCAGCAGGGGCTCCAGCCAGAGCCTTTCCACGCATCAGCAGGCCAGCCACGGGACGAGCCCCGGGACGAGCCCCCGGACGCGGCCGAGACCAGCACCGTCTCCGCACCCATGGAGGACATCAAGCTGGAGGACTCCTCGCCCAAGGACAATGGCACGTCCTCCGCCATGCTCATCTCAGATGACGAGACCAAGGACGACACGTCGGTGTCGTCGTACTCCGTGCTGAGCGCTGGCTCCCACGAGCTAGACGACAAGCTGCAGTGTGAGGACATCATGGAGGACACCGTGCTGGTGCGCAGCAgtgagcccctcccccacagcgCGAGCGTGGATAAGGACTGGGCCATCACCTTCGAGCAGTTCCTGGCGTCCGTGCTGACTGAACACGCGCTGGTGCGCTACTTTGAGAAGCCGGTGGACATTGCAGCGTGCATCGCCAACGCCAAGAATGTGCGGAAGGTGGGCGAGGCACACGTGTCCGTCAGCGACTACGagatctctctgtctggctAA
- the ucp1 gene encoding mitochondrial brown fat uncoupling protein 1, which produces MVGLKPSDVPPPLGVKVLSAGAAACIADLVTFPLDTAKVRLQIQGENAVTGVAQGIRYRGVFGTISTMVQTEGPRALYNGLVAGLQRQMAFASIRIGLYDTVKSFYTRGKDNPNVGIRILAGCTTGAMAVSIAQPTDVVKVRFQAQMNLQGVARRYNGTMQAYRQIFHQEGLRGLWKGTLPNITRNALVNCTELVSYDLIKEAILRHRLMSDNLPCHFVSAFGAGFITTVIASPVDVVKTRYMNSPPGQYSSAINCAWTMLTKEGPTAFYKGFVPSFLRLGSWNVVMFVSFEQLKRAMMISRKNMEVTM; this is translated from the exons ATGGTTGGGCTGAAGCCATCTGATGTTCCTCCACCCCTGGGAGTGAAGGTGTTGagtgctggagctgctgcctGCATCGCTGACCTAGTCACCTTCCCTCTGGACACCGCCAAAGTGCGGTTACAG ATCCAGGGTGAGAATGCAGTGACAGGGGTCGCCCAGGGGATCCGTTACCGGGGAGTGTTCGGGACCATCAGTACCATGGTGCAGACGGAGGGTCCGCGGGCGCTGTACAATGGCCTGGTAGCAGGTCTGCAAAGACAGATGGCCTTCGCATCCATACGCATCGGTCTCTATGACACCGTCAAGAGTTTCTACACAAGAGGCAAAGACA ACCCCAATGTGGGGATCCGGATCCTGGCAGGCTGCACCACCGGGGCCATGGCTGTCTCCATCGCCCAGCCAACAGACGTGGTGAAGGTTCGCTTCCAAGCCCAGATGAACCTCCAGGGAGTGGCCCGTCGGTACAATGGCACCATGCAAGCTTACAGACAGATTTTCCACCAGGAGGGACTGCGAGGCCTGTGGAAAG GAACGCTACCCAACATCACCAGGAATGCGTTGGTCAATTGCACAGAGCTGGTCTCATATGACCTCATCAAAGAAGCCATCCTAAGACACAGGCTGATGTCAG ACAACCTGCCTTGCCACTTCGTGTCTGCGTTTGGTGCTGGATTTATCACTACGGTGATAGCCTCCCCAGTGGATGTGGTGAAGACGCGCTACATGAACTCTCCCCCCGGCCAGTACAGCAGCGCCATCAACTGCGCGTGGACTATGCTGACGAAGGAAGGACCCACTGCCTTCTACAAAGG GTTTGTGCCTTCATTTCTCAGACTGGGCTCCTGGAATGTTGTCATGTTTGTGTCATTCGAGCAGTTAAAGAGGGCCATGATGATATCCAGAAAGAACATGGAAGTCACCATGTAg
- the elmod2 gene encoding ELMO domain-containing protein 2 isoform X1, with the protein MLAYIWQYFYSFFLRFCLKWLLRQLTGRCELQRICSGCAPGSVRTTRVGEESHSWVGIENESIRPHVTLALIKICSSRSVCCLISEYSLKNSKNKVLRDAVNMKVDVVKDCVAQIMREKNIMEQKDLVFKVSFQQCLLQISGYNTLFASVENLRKEAFDSENQQHEEMLLKLWDLLMPSVTLESRVTKQWGSIGFQGDDPKTDFRGMGVLGLVNLLFFSEHYTDAARRVLSHANHPKLGYSYAIVGINLTEMAYSLLRTGALKRHFYNMVTGEPQLHHFHQFYCYLVYEFDQFWMEEEPDSIMDFNHYREKFHEKVKGHLLEPEVALVLNVDPNN; encoded by the exons ATGTTGGCGTACATCTGGCAGTACTTTTATTCGTTCTTCCTTCGCTTCTGCTTGAAGTGGTTACTCAGGCAGCTCACGGGCAGATGCGAGCTGCAGCGAATTTGCTCCGGATGCGCGCCGGGTTCTGTGAGGACAACGCGCGTAGGTGAGGAGAGCCACAGCTGGGTCGGTATAGAAAACGAGTCTATTCGTCCGCATGTCACCCTCGCTTTAATAAAAATCTGCTCATCACGGAGTGTGTGTTGTCTCATTTCAGAGTACTCCCTGAAGAACTCCAAAAACAAG GTGTTGCGAGACGCCGTGAACATGAAGGTAGATGTCGTGAAGGACTGTGTGGCTCAGATTATGAGAGAAAAGAACATCATGGAGCAAAAAGATCTTGT TTTTAAGGTGAGTTTTCAGCAATGCCTGCTGCAGATAAGTGGCTACAACACCCTGTTTGCATCAGTGGAGAATCTCAGGAAAGAGGCATTTGACTCGGAAAACCAGCAACATGAGGAAATGCTTCTTAAG TTGTGGGACTTACTGATGCCGTCGGTTACGCTAGAATCTCGAGTCACAAAGCAGTGGGGGAGTATTGGGTTTCAAGGCGATGACCCCAAGACGGATTTCCGAGGGATGGGTGTACTTGGCCTCGTGAACCTGCT TTTTTTCAGTGAGCACTACACAGATGCAGCACGGCGCGTCCTGTCTCATGCCAACCACCCCAAGCTGGG GTACTCCTATGCCATCGTGGGCATTAACCTGACAGAGATGGCTTATAGTTTACTGAGGACTGGGGCTCTGAAGCGTCACTTCTACAACATGGTGACTGGGGAACCACAGCTGCACCACTTCCACCAGTTCTACT GCTACCTGGTGTATGAATTTGATCAGTTCTGGATGGAAGAGGAACCTGACAGCATCATGGACTTCAACCACTACAGAGAGAAGTTCCATGAAAAGGTCAAAGGGCATCTTCTGGAGCCAGAGGTTGCCCTCGTCTTGAACGTGGATCCTAATAACTGA
- the elmod2 gene encoding ELMO domain-containing protein 2 isoform X2, with amino-acid sequence MLAYIWQYFYSFFLRFCLKWLLRQLTGRCELQRICSGCAPGSVRTTRVEYSLKNSKNKVLRDAVNMKVDVVKDCVAQIMREKNIMEQKDLVFKVSFQQCLLQISGYNTLFASVENLRKEAFDSENQQHEEMLLKLWDLLMPSVTLESRVTKQWGSIGFQGDDPKTDFRGMGVLGLVNLLFFSEHYTDAARRVLSHANHPKLGYSYAIVGINLTEMAYSLLRTGALKRHFYNMVTGEPQLHHFHQFYCYLVYEFDQFWMEEEPDSIMDFNHYREKFHEKVKGHLLEPEVALVLNVDPNN; translated from the exons ATGTTGGCGTACATCTGGCAGTACTTTTATTCGTTCTTCCTTCGCTTCTGCTTGAAGTGGTTACTCAGGCAGCTCACGGGCAGATGCGAGCTGCAGCGAATTTGCTCCGGATGCGCGCCGGGTTCTGTGAGGACAACGCGCGTAG AGTACTCCCTGAAGAACTCCAAAAACAAG GTGTTGCGAGACGCCGTGAACATGAAGGTAGATGTCGTGAAGGACTGTGTGGCTCAGATTATGAGAGAAAAGAACATCATGGAGCAAAAAGATCTTGT TTTTAAGGTGAGTTTTCAGCAATGCCTGCTGCAGATAAGTGGCTACAACACCCTGTTTGCATCAGTGGAGAATCTCAGGAAAGAGGCATTTGACTCGGAAAACCAGCAACATGAGGAAATGCTTCTTAAG TTGTGGGACTTACTGATGCCGTCGGTTACGCTAGAATCTCGAGTCACAAAGCAGTGGGGGAGTATTGGGTTTCAAGGCGATGACCCCAAGACGGATTTCCGAGGGATGGGTGTACTTGGCCTCGTGAACCTGCT TTTTTTCAGTGAGCACTACACAGATGCAGCACGGCGCGTCCTGTCTCATGCCAACCACCCCAAGCTGGG GTACTCCTATGCCATCGTGGGCATTAACCTGACAGAGATGGCTTATAGTTTACTGAGGACTGGGGCTCTGAAGCGTCACTTCTACAACATGGTGACTGGGGAACCACAGCTGCACCACTTCCACCAGTTCTACT GCTACCTGGTGTATGAATTTGATCAGTTCTGGATGGAAGAGGAACCTGACAGCATCATGGACTTCAACCACTACAGAGAGAAGTTCCATGAAAAGGTCAAAGGGCATCTTCTGGAGCCAGAGGTTGCCCTCGTCTTGAACGTGGATCCTAATAACTGA